TCCCCCTGGAGCCATGGAGCCTACGTATATGTGGCCGGTTGTGTGGGAGTCCAGTTCTACGCCAACCATCTTGTACTGATAAACGGGGATCAGTTCGGTAGTGTTATCCAGACCGGCCGTCTTGGCGACGACTGAGTTGTATCCATCCGCGCCGATGACCACCTTTCCCTTGATCACCTCGCCCCTAGAGGTCTTAACTCCTACGACCTTGCCTCCCTCCTTAACTATCCCCCCTACTCTCTCCCCCATCCTAAATTCGGCACCTGCCTTTAGCGCTTCCTTACCCATCTCCTGGAGAAACAGGTCCTTGTTTATAGCGAAACCGTGCAGCGGGATCTCAACATACTTTCCCGAGGGGGAGTACACTCTCATGCTGAGCTCGTTTGCAACTATACCTGGTTTGGGTTCTATCCCGGCTGTTTCGAAGGTCTCCTTGCTCACTCCTTCACCGCAGGGCTTCCAAGCCTTGATATCGGAATAGGCCTCGAAGAGCAGGGTTTTGAGCCCCAGTTCAGAGGAAAACCTCGCCGCGGATAGGCCAGCGGGTCCACCGCCGACTATTATGACATCCCATTCCATAGTGGCACCTGGGCTTCTAACCCCGACCCTATTTCAGCGTTTTCACACAGGGATCTCATTTAACCAATCGACGTAAACAATGGTGGAACGGCAAGGCAGATAGGTAAAGTTTTATAGACAGAAATGTTACTTTAGTGTTAGTTGGGAGGCTCAGGCCCTCCCACGTCGTCATCCCTCCGGCTGATGCCGGATGACGGCGAAAGGTGAATAAATTGAGGGTTCTGATGGATGCGCATTTAAGGATCCTACGGAAACTAGAGAAAGCTGGAAATGACGGTATCGTTGCATCTGAACTGATTCCTGACAGGGTAGCTAGGGAGTTCGTCCTGAAGTACCTCGCCAACAAGGGCCTTATTACAAGGAGGAGAAGGTTCAGGGGGGAGCGAGTCTTCATAACTCCTAAGGGACTTAACCTACTGAGAAGCGAGGGTAATGGCATTTCCTGAACCATCAGCCTTCCTTTTTATTATTTTGATATAAGTGGTTAGGGCTCTCCCCATGGATCTGATCTTCAGAGTCAGGAAGAGCGATGCCTCCGCTAGGCTATCCGATCTCAGAACCAAGAGCGGAACGCTTACTCTGCCGGAGTTCTTTCCTGTGTATAACCCGAACAAACCCGTAGTAACCCCTGAGGAAATGAAGGAAATGGGGATTAGAGCCTTGATAACGAATTCTTACATAATATACAAGTCGGAGGATTTGAGAGAGAAGGCCTTAGAGCAAGGGATCCACTCCCTCTTGGGATTTGATGGAATCGTGATGACCGACTCCGGCGCCTACCAGATCTACAGGTATGGGGATGTGGAGATATCCAACAGGGAGATACTCGAGTTCCAGCACGCGATAGGATCGGACATCGGGTCCATACTGGATGTTCCCATGTCATCTGAGATCAGCAGGAGAGAGGCGGAGAAGGGAATTATGAGGACGCTAGAGAACGCGGAAGAGTGGTCAGAGATAAAGGATAATTTGAGGGGGACCTTATGGGTGGGAACGCCTCAGGGATCGGTCCACACAGATTTGGTGGAGTACAGCTCCAGACGGATAAGGGAGTTGGATTTCGACTATAATGGAGTGGGCTCCCTCAAGGTTGCGCTTGAGAGATATGATTTCACCCTCCAAGCCAGGCACTTCCTGCTCGTGAGGTCTATCCTCAAGTCTGGAAAACCCTTTCACTTCTGGGGGATAGGTCACCCTTCCACCTTCGCCTTCTTCGCAGCTCTAGGTGCGGATTCCTTCGACTCAGCAGCGTACGCGTTGTATGCTGAGCAAGGGAGGTATATGACGCCCCAAGGAACCCTCCAGCTGGATGATATCGATGAGTTCCCGTGTTCATGTCCAGTATGTATGAGATATACTCCTAAGGAGGTTAAAGAGCTTCCTAGAGAGGAGAAAGTTCGATTGATCGCGAAACACAACCTATATGTGTCGATTGCAGAAATCAGGAAGGTGAGAGAGGCCATAAGGGGTGAGTGGCTGTGGGAGCTCGTGCAGGAGAGGGCTAGGTTCCATCCCAAGCTATACGTGGCACTTGAATACGTTCTAAAGAATTGGAAGGGCCTACTGGAGATCAGGGAGCCCTTCTCCAAGTCGTCAGGTCTGTTGTACTCGGGTCCAGAGACGTTTTTCAGGCCCGAAGTAATCAGGGCACGGGATAGGGTCAGGAACGTTGTGTTCGGGAGGCATATCATGAGGAGGCTCTACGGGAGGGTTCCCTTGGGGTTAAAGTACGCTTATCCATTCGGTCAGACCGTCTTCCCCTATGAGGAGGAAGTGATAGATGAGCCCTCTGACGAGGAGCTGGTCTCCTCCTTACTATCTTACCAGTTTCACCCTTCCCTGAAGGAGCTCGGTAAAGGAGCTCGAATAAGGAGGTCCAAGAGGACGGGTATGCCTAGGGAAGTGATGAAGGATGGCGTTACCATCGGATTTATCAGGCCCAGCGATGGGATGTTCGTTCCCACGCTGCAGGGAGCGGAGCTGATGCTCAAGCTCCTCCCCTCACCTAGATCTAGGGTGTGCGTAAAGGAGAGGTTCGAGGAGATTGTTGCTAGAGGGACTACGGTCTTCGTGAAGTTCGTGGACTGGGCTGACCCTCAGATAAGGCCCAAGAGTGAGGTGCTGATCGTGAACACGAGGGACGAGCTGCTGGCTACAGGTAAGGCGGTTCTATCTGGTCAGGAATACAGAGATTTCGACGAGAACCATCCATTCATACTTATTAGGAGGTATAAACTTCCTAGAGAGGTTTAAATGCTTTAATGAGTAGGCTCTCTGCCTCTTTCTTCACCTCATCGTTGATCTCCACCAAAATCATCCCCATACCCGGCTGACCGTAAAGCATGTACCAGCCGGGAGGCGCCAGCAGGGTGACGGGAAAGCCCAGCAGGTCCTCCTCACCATCCACGATCAAGACAATTCTAAACCCGCGAGACGCCATATTTATAGCGAGCCTAACAGCGTTCCAAGAATCCTTTGTTATCCTGCCTGGGGGATTACTTGAGGATAGGATGAGGTACCCGCTCAGCCGGTACACCGCGGGCGCTTCCCTAGATCTCCTCTCCTTGAGATCTATTATTGCCACTTCTGGCCTTCTACCGTTCTCTAGCAGCGAGTAGGTGACCCTGTCCCCCACCGACACTAGAGGAGCGTCGGGTATATCCCCGATTGATGTAATGAGTTTCCCTTTCGCCTCCGCTACTATCTCTCTCGCTTCTTCCCTCAATGCTAGGTCCAAGAGGAGGGTTCCGCACTCTGAGAGAAAAGATTTACCTGGCATCTCGTCTTACCACCAGATGTTCCTAATATTGGATGCGCTGGCCGCAGGCGAGGGAAAGAGGCTATCCTCTCTAGACGTCATAGGAGCAGGTCCTAGGGCGATCGCAGGAGTGCTAGAGATGTTCGATCTGGAGTACCGGATTTACAGAGTGGAGGACTACTTGAGGAAAGGAGCAGGCGAGTTCGATGTCCTTCTAGTTAGCGCCATGACCATGGATGAGCCAGTTGTTCGGAGAGTCGCCAGCAGATTCAAGGGTATAAAGATCATAGGTGGACCTATAACCTCAGATCCTAGCATCGTACCTAGATTGGGCTTCCACTTGGGAGTGTGGGGTGAGGGAGAGGTCACTCTCGAGTCCCTCCTGAGGAGAGGCCTCTCTGTGGGCAAGATTCCTCAAGATTTGGAGGGCGTTCCTAACCTGATAACCGGGGACGGGGTGTTGACCCATGTCTCTAACTTGTCAGCGGAGGACCTTAGGAGGTTCCGGCCTTCCGTATCTGCTGTCAAGTTTTACAGGACCATACCCCACTACAGAAGCAGCAGGGTCTACGTCGAGGTCGTGAGGAGCTGCTCTAACTTCAATAGACCGAAGATAGGGGTTTCTAAGGAAATGTGCGATCTCTGTAGAGCTTGTTATGAGTTCGATCTGAGGAAGAGGCTACTATGTCCCCAAGGCATCCCTCCTGGCTGTGGCTACTGTTCTATTCCAGCTCTTTACGGGACGCCGAAGTCCAGGGACAAGGACTCCATCGTAGAGGAGGTTAGGGGTCTGGCTGAGATGGGGGTCAGGAGGATAGTGCTCAGCGGCGCCGACTTCCTAGAGTACGGTAGGGAGCGGCTGGTCAATGGACCTCTCACGCATCCCTACAAGCCAGGACCCAATGTAAACGCTATAGAGGAGTTGCTGAAGGCCATCAAGGAGCTTTCCCGGGAATACCGCTTTTTCTTCGAGGTTGAGAATGTGAAGCCCTGCCTAGTCAACGACGAAGTTGCCGAGGTGTTGGGGAGATACCTCAAGGGGACAGCGATACACATAGGTGTGGAGACGGGCGATCCGGAACATGCTGACCTACTGGGCAGGCCCTGTGGACCTGATGAATCCATGAAGGCAATAAAGAAACTGAGAGAGGTGGGACTCAGACCCTACGCCTACTTCATACACAGCCTGCCTGGGCAGAATGATAGGGTGGTCAAGATGACTCTGAGGTCGATGGAGCTGGCCTACAGGTACGGTGCAGAGAAGATAACGGTTTACAGGTTCAGACCACTTCCGGGGACGGCCTTCAAAGGTTACGATGTGATCCCGGATCGTAGATCCAAGATGATCGCGGAAAAGGCTATCGAGCTCAACAGGATGAGAAAGAGGGAGCTTTTAGGAGCCGTAATCAAGGTAATCGTTGCTCCCTCTGTAGGAGAGGGGAGCTACGCCTATCCCCTAGCTGGCGGCCCAGTCGTCAAGTTGAGAGTGAGGAAAAGGCCCAAGATCGGAAAAGTGCTCAGGGTCAAGATCATCAGGGTCCTCTCAGATAGATTGGTTGAGGGCGTGCCGGTAAGAAGGGGAATTTCTTAAGCTGGTGGGGCCGCCGGGATTTGAACCCGGGACCACCAGCGCCCCAGGCTGGCATCCTACCTAGCTAGACCACGGCCCCCATCGCTGTGTAACTGCCTTCATTTTTAAACGA
This genomic window from Thermoproteota archaeon contains:
- a CDS encoding B12-binding domain-containing radical SAM protein, with amino-acid sequence MDALAAGEGKRLSSLDVIGAGPRAIAGVLEMFDLEYRIYRVEDYLRKGAGEFDVLLVSAMTMDEPVVRRVASRFKGIKIIGGPITSDPSIVPRLGFHLGVWGEGEVTLESLLRRGLSVGKIPQDLEGVPNLITGDGVLTHVSNLSAEDLRRFRPSVSAVKFYRTIPHYRSSRVYVEVVRSCSNFNRPKIGVSKEMCDLCRACYEFDLRKRLLCPQGIPPGCGYCSIPALYGTPKSRDKDSIVEEVRGLAEMGVRRIVLSGADFLEYGRERLVNGPLTHPYKPGPNVNAIEELLKAIKELSREYRFFFEVENVKPCLVNDEVAEVLGRYLKGTAIHIGVETGDPEHADLLGRPCGPDESMKAIKKLREVGLRPYAYFIHSLPGQNDRVVKMTLRSMELAYRYGAEKITVYRFRPLPGTAFKGYDVIPDRRSKMIAEKAIELNRMRKRELLGAVIKVIVAPSVGEGSYAYPLAGGPVVKLRVRKRPKIGKVLRVKIIRVLSDRLVEGVPVRRGIS
- the tgtA gene encoding tRNA guanosine(15) transglycosylase TgtA codes for the protein MDLIFRVRKSDASARLSDLRTKSGTLTLPEFFPVYNPNKPVVTPEEMKEMGIRALITNSYIIYKSEDLREKALEQGIHSLLGFDGIVMTDSGAYQIYRYGDVEISNREILEFQHAIGSDIGSILDVPMSSEISRREAEKGIMRTLENAEEWSEIKDNLRGTLWVGTPQGSVHTDLVEYSSRRIRELDFDYNGVGSLKVALERYDFTLQARHFLLVRSILKSGKPFHFWGIGHPSTFAFFAALGADSFDSAAYALYAEQGRYMTPQGTLQLDDIDEFPCSCPVCMRYTPKEVKELPREEKVRLIAKHNLYVSIAEIRKVREAIRGEWLWELVQERARFHPKLYVALEYVLKNWKGLLEIREPFSKSSGLLYSGPETFFRPEVIRARDRVRNVVFGRHIMRRLYGRVPLGLKYAYPFGQTVFPYEEEVIDEPSDEELVSSLLSYQFHPSLKELGKGARIRRSKRTGMPREVMKDGVTIGFIRPSDGMFVPTLQGAELMLKLLPSPRSRVCVKERFEEIVARGTTVFVKFVDWADPQIRPKSEVLIVNTRDELLATGKAVLSGQEYRDFDENHPFILIRRYKLPREV
- a CDS encoding NAD(P)/FAD-dependent oxidoreductase, encoding MEWDVIIVGGGPAGLSAARFSSELGLKTLLFEAYSDIKAWKPCGEGVSKETFETAGIEPKPGIVANELSMRVYSPSGKYVEIPLHGFAINKDLFLQEMGKEALKAGAEFRMGERVGGIVKEGGKVVGVKTSRGEVIKGKVVIGADGYNSVVAKTAGLDNTTELIPVYQYKMVGVELDSHTTGHIYVGSMAPGGYAWIFPKDEEIANVGIGVRPGAPKPYLDKFIKERPELFKKAKIMGVGGAAVPIGGMAKEYIADNLILLGDAAGMVIPFTGAGIHSSIAAGKAASKVIKEAIEKGDTSARSLKTFEKEYEHWIKRINDSLKAMRVFERLGDEDLNQLADVLDYEDVINLANGMNLGKVAMKLMKHPILATKVAKALL
- a CDS encoding GTP-dependent dephospho-CoA kinase family protein, with translation MPGKSFLSECGTLLLDLALREEAREIVAEAKGKLITSIGDIPDAPLVSVGDRVTYSLLENGRRPEVAIIDLKERRSREAPAVYRLSGYLILSSSNPPGRITKDSWNAVRLAINMASRGFRIVLIVDGEEDLLGFPVTLLAPPGWYMLYGQPGMGMILVEINDEVKKEAESLLIKAFKPL